The following coding sequences lie in one Trichoderma breve strain T069 chromosome 1, whole genome shotgun sequence genomic window:
- a CDS encoding zinc-binding dehydrogenase domain-containing protein: MADSMQNYGLVRKSAGHAVLQPIPLPRLLDDYVLIKVVTVAINPTDWTTLEATGDDGTLVGCDWAGIVQEIGPAVTKDLRVGDRVAGCAHGGNDANPETGAFARYIISKGDLVVRIPDAVTWEEAATVGVALITVGLALYHFLRLPLPGTDEKLIQESESAAPILIYGGSTATGTIAIQFAKLSGRKVLTTCSTKNLKLVTDRGADIVYDYHNPKVGEQIRTDTQNQLTQVLDTVAIESTAAICSDAISTEGGTYVNLLGIKIPRLNVGSIFFLGYSVSGESYIFESERYPAEPTYYAFGKEFLGIAEKLWSEGKWKSHPERVGPGGLLGAIAGMQEMKEGKISGEKLVYRVDETVWP, translated from the exons ATGGCCGATAGCATGCAAAACTATGGTTTAGTTAGGAAAAGTGCTGGTCACGCAGTACTACAGCCTATTCCGCTTCCACGGCTATTAGATGACTATGTGTTGATCAAAGTAGTCACTGTTGCCATTAATCCAACTGACTGGACGACTCTCGAGGCTACTGGCGATGACGGCACGCTTGTTGGTTGTGATTGGGCAGGCATTGTGCAAGAAATAGGCCCAGCTGTCACCAAAGACCTTCGGGTAGGCGATCGTGTTGCGGGATGCGCCCATGGAG GCAACGACGCCAATCCAGAGACTGGAGCATTCGCCCGGTACATCATCAGCAAGGGTGACCTCGTGGTACGCATACCTGATGCCGTGACTTGGGAAGAGGCAGCAACTGTAGGAGTTGCACTTATTACTGTGGGATTGGCATTATACCACTTTCTGAGATTGCCTTTGCCTGGCACAGATGAGAAGCTAATACAGGAAAGCGAGAGTGCTGCTCCAATCTTGATCTATGGAGGAAGTACAGCCACTGGCACCATTGCTATTCAATTCGCAAAACT GTCTGGAAGAAAAGTACTCACGACTTGCTCGACTAAAAACTTGAAACTTGTCACAGACCGTGGCGCCGACATTGTCTATGACTAC CACAATCCGAAGGTCGGGGAACAAATCCGGACCGACACTCAAAACCAACTGACGCAAGTCCTTGACACAGTCGCTATCGAGTCAACAGCGGCTATCTGTTCAGATGCAATCAGCACAGAGGGAGGCACTTATGTCAATCTACTTGGTATCAAAATCCCTCGACTAAACGTAGggtccatcttcttcctgggcTATAGTGTCTCTGGCGAGAGCTATATATTTGAAAGCGAGAGATACCCGGCGGAACCGACGTACTATGCTTTTGGCAAGGAGTTTCTTGGCATTGCAGAGAAGCTCTGGTCGGAAGGTAAATGGAAGTCACACCCAGAGCGTGTAGGACCAGGTGGTTTGCTCGGCGCTATTGCTGGGAtgcaggagatgaaggagggaAAAATTAGTGGAGAGAAGCTAGTATACCGCGTTGACGAGACTGTATGGCCATGA
- a CDS encoding enoyl-CoA hydratase/isomerase domain-containing protein — translation MSSPKFARAPPEINIAKISFPAPRVLLVTISRPKALNAIDIKGSWELHSLFEWFDQEPSLWVAIVTGEGRTFSAGADLKAWNGEIGSGSFGEMPPSGFAGLSRRTGKKPVIAAVNGIAYGGGFEATVNCDLVIASATAKFCFPEVKRGVAPFAGAMPRLVRTIGKQRAMELMLTGRVLPAQEAKEWALVNVVCPEGRSVVDEALEWAKGIAENSPDSVIVTRQGINWGWEGVGADEGTRISNSLWHPKLLAGDNIKEGLKAFVEKRNPKWTDSKL, via the exons ATGTCTTCACCCAAGTTTGCCCGTGCTCCGCCGGAGATAAACATTGCCAAAATATCCTTCCCGGCTCCTCGTGTGCTTCTCGTTACGATTTCGCGACCCAAGGCTCTCAATGCTATCGATATCAAGGGCAGCTGGGAGCTCCACTCGCTCTTTGAATGGTTTGATCAAGAACCCTCGCTATGGGTGGCCATCGTGACTGGAGAAGGGCGCACGTTCTCGGCGGGGGCTGATCTGAAAG CGTGGAATGGCGAAATTGGATCAGGTAGTTTTGGAGAGATGCCGCCTTCCGGGTTTGCCGGCCTCTCTCGTCGCACGGGTAAAAAGCCGGTGATAGCTGCAGTCAACGGCATCGCATACGGGGGAGGCTTCGAGGCGACAGTGAACTGCGACCTCGTCATTGCGAGTGCAACCGCAAAGTTTTGCTTTCCTGAGGTGAAGCGTGGTGTAGCTCCGTTTGCAGGAGCCATGCCACGTTTGGTCCGTACGATAGGAAAGCAGCGCGCCATGGAACTGATGTTGACGGGACGAGTGCTTCCAgcccaagaggccaaggagtGGGCTCTTGTCAACGTAGTTTGTCCCGAAGGCCGAAGTGTTGTGGATGAAGCTCTAGAGTGGGCGAAGGGAATTGCTGAGAATAGTCCCGATTCTGTTATTGTGACTCGTCAAGGAATCAACTGGGGATGGGAAGGCGTAGGCGCTGATGAAGGGACTCGTATCAGCAACAGCCTGTGGCATCCCAAGTTGCTGGCTGGAGATAACATCAAAGAAGGTTTGAAGGCCTttgttgagaagagaaatccTAAATGGACTGATAGCAAACTCTGA
- a CDS encoding dopa 4,5-dioxygenase family domain-containing protein gives MANPLQYTYPSPLAGFENAPPLSDERNEDGKSFVNPQRESLSEAYTKFTKPLDNGRRGGFDIHIYYFQQSKEQTKYARELWERIRREFPELRVYTFWDRPIGPHPVAMFEVNVFTPAQFGAFVSWLAIWRGPLSALIHPNTIPEEGVSEAESGYRDHSQRAIWMGEKVPLDYSIFARSS, from the exons ATGGCAAACCCTCTACAGTACACTTATCCTTCTCCACTAGCCGGGTTTGAGAATGCCCCGCCGTTGTCAGATGAGAGAAACGAAGATGGAAAGAGTTTTGTCAATCCTCAGCGCGAGAGCCTGAGCGAGGCATATACCAAGTTCACTAAACCACTGGATAACGGACGAAGAGGTGGCTT CGACATACACATCTACTATTTCCAGCAGAGCAAGGAGCAAACTAAATATGCGCGCGAGCTGTGGGAACGTATCCGACGCGAAT TCCCGGAGCTGAGAGTCTACACCTTTTGGGACCGGCCAATCGGACCACACCCGGTCGCCATGTTCGAAGTAAACGTCTTCACTCCAGCACAATTCGGAGCTTTTGTGTCTTGGCTAGCCATATGGCGGGGCCCCCTTTCTGCTCTGATCCACCCCAACACAATTCCTGAGGAGGGAGTGTCGGAAGCTGAGTCTGGATATCGTGATCATTCTCAGCGTGCCATTTGGATGGGCGAGAAGGTGCCTCTGGATTATAGTATATTTGCTCGCTCGTCTTAG